TTCAGTTTCTGCACTCCCCGTGGGGCGCGGCCGCTGTTGCGGGCAGGGGCTGAGCTTCCCCAGCAGGAGTAAGAGAGCATCATCGCGTCCTGGTGGTAGAGATGGCGTTTCATGGAGTTGCTTTCAAAttctttaaaatctctttttattttctgaaattcactaggtttgttttcttgttatGTCCTGGCTTAATTTAACCTGGACTTGAGGGGAAACAATCCTTTTACGTGGGTTTATTGAAGCTGTTGGATTGCAAAAAGCTGAAGCATGACTGTGCTCAAGAAATGATGAGAAGTGCACAGAGATgtgaatataaaattattaattgatATAATAGATAAGCAGGGATATTTCGTTTTCCTTTAATGGTAGGCTAGTTTATAAATTaccttaatattttattctgtgtttagTAGAGCAGATTAAAAATCGCGTTCTCAAGGTACTGTGTGCATGTCATTGCTTGTGTGTGGTATCCCCAGGATGCAGCGTGTTTTTTCCGAGTTGCAGCTGTAGGATGCAAGGTCTCAGGCAGGACAGGGTAAGGGCACAGGCATGGTCTGGAGCTGcggcagagggagcagcagcagtaatGGCTGACTGGAGATCAAATCATTCaagaaattccttttaaaaacaaacagcttgGAAAACTTGCTGTATTTCCGCTCTTAGCCTGGTGCAATAATTGTCAGCGGTATGGAAACAAGCTCACGCTTTCGGAATGAACTACTGTGTGCTTACTgcccccctgccccttccccgAGCATTCATAGCCATTCATAGCCCCACGGGTCCCGACGTGTCCTTTCCTGGGTGGCATTGCTGCTGAGATCACTCGTGAGGTCACAGCTCGCTCCGTGgggcagcccccccccccccgcctcgCACCACGGGAGCCGAGAGGCAGAAGCGCCGCGTCCTCGACGGAGAAGGAGTGAGGCTGTTCCTTGGGCATCCTCGCAGCATCATGACCCTCCAGGTAAGCAATTCTGCACCTGGTGAGACAGAGACACAAGGAGAGGGAGGGGTGCACTGCCCATCTGTGAGATGCCGTGTCGGAGACAGCAGTACTTCTTCAGCATGAGGATTATTCCTACAAAATCAAGGTTACCTTGCAGCAGGAAGTTTGCTTAAGCCTTTGGAGGTTAAATGGTGCATTACTTTTTGCATCTGGAGAATGAGAGACATGCTGCTTATTTTGAACTATTCATAAGtcatataatttttttgaaCCTTACCAGTTCAGAACATGTGtgaattgtttttctttacgTGTGTATCTGAGTTTGCTGGGACTGCATTTTGCATTGAAGGGTAggcatgtatttatttttttaggatcTAGCTAGTTACCTGCAGCTgtaaaaggaggagggaaaaatgtAACACTGAGACAGTGCTAcagtgaaatatatatatttgggaCACATGGGTAATTTTTAAGAGAGTTGTGCGTATTTTTTTAGGGTGTGTGTGTATCTTTGGAGTGGTGCCTTTTGATGAGCTTGTGTTTTGGTAGGAAGGCTTCCACTTTTTGACTTCAGGTTAGGGAGAGCTTCCTTCAACATTCTCTCTATGGTTCTTGAGGCAGCTATCTACATTGCTGGCTTTCAGCCTCATACTTTTATAACCTAGTATGAATACTTTCCTTGTGTTACCCATATACCCTGATGGATTaggctgtttttcttcattaggCTTTCTATTATTCCTTTCACTTGAAGATTTGGGAGCTCTTTTATTCTGGTCTCATTATAATGTCTGGCTCATCTTGGCTAGTGTGTGTGTTTTGCAAAGACTGAGCAACATAATGCTCTGACCTAGATGCAGGGAGTGTATTGCCAGTAGCTCAGCAGTTTTCTTCTGAGCTGCAATTATGTTGAATGGCACAAAGGTTTCATTGTAGTGTTTTACAGCTAAGAGGAAGAATCCTATTTCTTCAGTGGGTCAGAATTGCCAAATCCCAAAAGTAACACTACCTTTGTTTAATGAGCGATCACTGAAATTATAGTTTTCTTTattctgccttttatttcttctagaaaataaatttattagcCTAATGTTTAAGCAATGAGCCATAAATTGCTATTAGAAAAAGCTGAGTGCAGTATGAAATGCCATTTCTTTGCAGTATACAGTTACACTTGCACATAAAAATCAGTGGTTGAAATACTACAGTATCCTACACATTCTGCCTTAGAGAGGTTTTCTATTCACTATTGGTTTGGTTGACAGTTACCATCCATATCCATAGAAAAGCATTGAATCAAGCTCTTTGGGAATGAGGACAAAATGagtaaaataatgttttcatgaGGGAGATTGTAAAAGATTTAGAAGTTTTGCAAAACTGGTACAATATTCTGCTGCAAATGAAGACTCctttaaagcttttttattttaaaatgggagTCTGTGATAATGGTCTGATTTATGCATTTATCTTTAATGCATGTGAATATGTGTATGTCTATGCGTATGCCTGTAcatttatttatgcttttaattttagaagttAAGGTAATTTTATCAGCACATGATTAAaaggaataatatttttataggcTGCTCCTAAGCATGTTGTGTAAGCAAATCCTAAGCAACAATCTGTGCCCAATGATTGGctagaggaagaagaagaaagaaattttagtatttaaatttaatttctgcataTTTATTATTGTGTAagatatatatttacatatctTTAAAACAGTGTCTTGTGATGCTTGCCTATAGATCCAAATAGAATAAAAGTGTATGAAGATAAGTTATTACCTTAATGGTTTCTTTTGTCTGTTCAAGTCTAACAATGCTTCTTGTTTATTCTTACTGTGAAGTTTAGGCTAGAAAATAGTTTGAAGCATGTGATTTAAACTTAATCAGTTGTGACAATTCAGTTATGTTTTTAACTTTACTGTTAAATAAGCAtgaatgctgcttttgtttgtaCACCCATGGATAATATTAAGAGATGTCTGTGATGCAGGAGTCAGTGATAGCTGTAGTAAAGAATGTCACATTGTTGGTGTTTAGATTAAGAACTCAGTAtttatttcaataattttttactATAAATCTTATGAAAGAAAGTCTTTACTTTCATAAGCAAACATACATCTTTTAAACATCTGTATGAAAACTGTGAGTGTTAGTGCTTTGCTTTTAGGATGTCAAAGACCTATAATTCAAAATCCTGTCAAATACTACTTTTAATTCAAGTATAACCTAGTTGCATTGCTGATTGCTTCCCCTTGTGGAGCATTTGTCCATAATAAATGCTATACATTGATCAAAAGATACTCATTAGTGCATATGAGAACATGTATTTTTTGCATAATTAGACTACAGTTTTGGTATCTGAGTACAAAACTCCTTCGTATCCTAATGCTGCAGTGTCTGAAACACTGTGCCAGCAGCGTGGCACGTCTGGAGTGATGCTGGGGTAAGGTGGGATGCAAATTTGGAGCATGTGAGTTCCTCCAGAGGAACAGGCGATGTCCTTGCTTCTGACCTAAGGTAAGCACAACTGGGAATGGCTCTTTTTTTACAGAGGCATAAGCTACCTGTCTACTGAGGTATATCGTGAGTTGAAAAGTCTTATCAACAGCCTCACAAGTACTGTGAGTTGAGAGTAGAGTTCAGCTTATAGCATTGTCTCTATTGTCCCCAGTGTGCCCATGCTATGGCTAAGGCACAGGGCAGAAATCTCCATCCCCAAACCCAGAATTCTCTCCCCACACTGTTGGCAACTTGCTGGCCTCAAGTGTGTGTGTATTCATCacactggttttgcttttaaaaggacAGATAGTTATTTACTTCCTGTGACCCTTAGCAATTTTCCCCTTACAAAGAAAGACTGTTACGAGTAAGCTTTGTGAAGTCCAATGAAATTCTAATAACAAAGCTTCCAGAGTAATTAGAGGGTGTTTCTTTGTACTATTCTTTACTTGTTGTTCAGCAAATTCAGTATTTAAACAAGAAGTTGAATTATATGAAATACCTGTTTGTAACTGTTAGAAAGATATTGTACCAGGAATTCCTTAGGGACCAGAATGTACTACTGTGTAACTCATGAAAATATGTCCAGCTGACATGTTTTCTATTTATGAAATGTTTTCTACCAGCTGACAAGATTTCTGAAGATTTGTAATTAACCTGTTTGAGCTGAAATGTAAAGGTTTTAATTCTTGTAtattgaaattaataaaatgtttctatatTTAACTATTTCCTTTTAATGTGAACAACTTAAAGGAGTTTTAACACAATGTTGTAGGCTGGTTTTGTATGTATTAAATACATGTGTAATAGCACATCTTTCATGCAATACTGTGCTTCTGCAAATGCAGATTCAACTCGAAAGATATATTAATTATTGAAACCAGCATCTGTTGTATTTAACAGCATTTTGTTGCATAATAGTAGTGCAGCAACTTGATGGGTCTGTGGTCACTATGAAATTTTGCACTCTGAGGCATCCTGGGCATGAAACACGACTCCAAACTCTATGCTAAATTCTAGGCTGAGATGTGGTATATATAGAGAATAACAGCTATAGCCTTGGTTTGATGTGAATACGTGATGACGAAAGGAGTAAATTTATACTTCACTCTTGTGTTCCACTGTGAGAGTTGGGCGTTGAACGTGGTGTCTTGGCAATAGCACTGCTCATCTCCATGGGGTACATCTGTGATAGCTGTTGGTCACCTCCTGCAGTGTCAGCAGAGAGGTAGCAGTGGAGGGGCAGGTGGGCAGCACCCCTCAGAGGGTGTTTAAGCTCTGCTGCTCGAGCCAGAGCTATGCAGTCAGGGCCAAAAGGATTCAAAGGTTACAGCTGGGGTGACCATATAGCAGTGTGACCATGCCAGCTAATTATGCCTTGTTCCCTCTCTAATATCTTAAGGTTTTGTTAAGCTTCTTTCATGGGAAAATGCCTAGGTTTACCTCTAAACCTAAGTAATGGAGAGTATCTAATGATACTATTGCATGTGCTATACTTAGTGTTTTAAAAACACCCCTTGAGAGgaaaactcttttctttcctcaggcTGACTTTGATGGTGCTGcagaagatgtaaaaaaattaaaaacaagaccAACTGATGACGAACTCAAGGAACTATATGGATTCTACAAACAGGCTACTGTTGGAGATATCAATATTGGTATTCCTATTCCTATGTATACTTCACATTTACTCCAATGTCTTAATGAAATCAAGGAAATGTTATGGAAAACTGTGCAATAATCGAAGTGTGCATTTGTTTTGGCAGAATGTCCAGGAATGCTAGATTTGAAAGGCAAAGCCAAATGGGAGGCGTGGAACCAGAAAAAAGGTGTTACACCCATTACATTTACATCATTTCATCATGTTTATAGGATGACAAATGAGGAAAGATAATGACTGCTACTTTTCCTTTGCAGGTATGTCAAGGGAGGACGCCATGAATGCCTATATCTCTAAAGCAAAAGCAATGGTAGAAAAATATGGAATCTAGAATACTCAGAATAATCCCCATTAATAACTAAATCTTGAGTAACTAATGAACTAACTCTGCTGAGAAAAATGCTGCACTAACTCCTTATTGTGTAGTCTGAGTTTAAAATCTTCTCAGCATAAGCTGTTTGAATGTAAAGGGTGTTTACATACATACTCTATTTTTAGACTGTATCTTATTCTAAATAAATTTGAACCTCATAAATTAAGCTTTCTGTAAGAATTGTCAGTTTCTGTGGGTATTAagttatatttataatttttacagAAGCACACAAAGAGAGGAGCTTTAGAAAGTAAAAGCACATAGCTGTCAATTTTGGCAAACAAGGTAATGGAATGAAGTGAAGGGTTTGTGCACATAGAAGatgagaagagggaaaagatgaaaactttttaaagaCTCAAAGccaatgtttattttcaaaatatgaaagTGATGGAATAGTATTGGGCAAGACCCTTGTTAATGTTTTTTCCTACTTGAGTCACTGACTGCAACAAATGGAacatacagcaaaaaaaaaaaaaaatcaaacctgattttttaaatatatattatcgGTTCTCTAATTGATTTTAAAGGTGATACAAAAATTTCAAGCATGATAAAGAAGCACATTTAGCAAAAGTCCTATTTAAAGATACATTATCAGTTACTGAGAATCTTTCACATTTTCTGGTCTTACAGGTTTATTCCATCACCACCCAGCTTACTTTAGATGCAAATACCTGAATAGTTGGGAAGATCACCAGTGCCAGGAAATGACAGACCAAGGGTGGATTTACTTCTTAGCCCTGCACAGCAAGAAGCAGGGATCAAAATTTGTATCTATCAGACAAGAGAGCAAAACCAGCCTTGCAGGAGAGGGGTGAATGTGCATCTAGGTGGCACAGCCACCTGCTTTGAAGTGTTTTCTAGGCTTCAAGGGGAAGAGCCAACACCCTAGAAAAAAGGCAGGGACTGAGCTACACAGCATCCCGTAAGGGTAAAAGAAACTTCACGTGTTAGGTGTGACATAGCATTTGGCAGCAATATAAGGCAGGCATGCTGCATCAGTCCTGGTGATTTAAAAAGCACGGATTAGCAAGGCTGTGACTgtacaggagctgcagcagtttTAACACAAAGAGGCCTAGAACATCACTGAAGCAAAAGCAACCAAGAAAAGCCAGCCTCTTGTAAGAACTATATTCAAAAGTACAGCTTTCACACCTCTGCTGAACAGTTCCATAGAGGTCTGAAAAAGTTAACATAGAAGACCATCTATAGAAGATAGGAATAAACTATTGCATATGGTTAGTAGGCCAGCTGTAATTTCTACAGGTTGAAAGGCATAGTGGTGCACAAAAAAGACACTGGTTATGTATGTTGATTTTATATCAGCTACCATGGAGACCTGATGCTATCAGCAACCTGCAGATACCAGTGTATTTTGTAACTGCATTTGTAGTAATAGGAagcctttccctttccttctctccatctctttctccctctctctctctttctttctttctttttctttctctgtcttatATTACTCTTCAAAAAATATCAGGTACAAtattaataaagtaaaaaaattcaaaagcattGACTGAAGCTAAGTAACCTAGGTGCCAAAATGGGTTCTGATGCTTAACTGTAGACACATAAGCTGGACTACTTTATGGGTTTCACAGCTGTTCTGCATTGCTCTTAATCATTCCtaggaaactgaaaaatctttggTGTTAAAAGATAAGCCTGCACCAGTAAGCAGTGCTTCTTTCCTAAACAAAGTCTGCAaagatttctgcatttctagTATACCCTAAATCAACTTTTCTGCCTTCAGCAGTTTCCCTGGGAAGGTGTGGGCTCTTCAGTGCCCTGACTTTCCTGCCCTACAGCTGCCACTTGTAAATGACAAAAGTGGAAACTGATGTGGAGGATTCTTTCCAGGTAGTTTTATATGGTAATGGTTATGAAGTAAGACGAGGCACACCTGTGTTTGGAAGGTGTATGATTTAAAGCACCTTGTACTAGTTCGTTCTGACCTGTGCTGTTATGCCCAATTCAGCTTCTCTCTATGACATACCTGCTATCAGAGGTATTTGATTTAAGGTACAGTGGATAactatttcagttggaagggacctacaagGATGATCTTGTCCAGCAGCCTGATCAATTCAGGGTTGAGCAAGCTCAGGTATGCTGTTAAGGGCAGtgtccaaatgcctcttgaACACTGACAGACTTGGGGGATTGGCTACCACTCTAGAAAGTCTTTTCCAGTatttgatcaccctctcagtaaagaaaagcTTCCTGATACTGTGTGTGCAGTGTATAAGCTTTTCACATATGCTCCTGAGCCATCAAGACAGGTGGAAGCCACCAGGTTCCAGCATACTTTGCCCCTTGAAGGCTCCTCCATGGTTTAAAACTCCAAAATTTTGGCAGAGGCACCAGTCCTGGTGCCAGAAATTGATACCTCAGGCTTGCTTGTTTGTTCCAAATTTACACACACTCCCATTACTGGGAAGATTGAGGAAAGCATTACCTGTGCTGCTGAATTTTTAGTATTCTTCCCAGGTCCCCAAAATCTTCTTTGAATGACCTCAGACTTTTTGTTGCAGTATCATTTGAACCCAGACTGAAAAGCAGGAATGAATAGTATTCTGAAAGTTGTAGTAAGCTCTGCATCTTGTGGTGTTGTCCTGAACTTGGGtcccagggaagcagcaaaCTTCCCTGAAAAGAGGATCTGGACTGCAAAAGGGTGCTTCCATTCAGCACAGGAGGGAATCACCAGTGACTGTAACTTGCCACTGTTCCTCCTCAATGCTGGTCCTAATGCAGGTTTTGCTGAGAGGGGTTGGTCTCTCTGACTTTGGCAAGACCAATTGGGCTGGTTCTTCCTCATTATGAGCTTCATCTGCCATACTCAAGGCACTGCTGTTCCATAAGGGTATTTTAGAGGGTATCTAAAGGGTTAAGGAAGGTTTTCTCTTACCAGTCTGTGCTGTAACCTTCTTTTACCCCTCATATACTGTGATGTTGCCTTCCTCCTGGTACAAAGTAGATCCAGAACCTGCCTTCCTAGTGACCATGCTGAGTTGGCTTCCATGCATCTCAGATGGCAAGTGTATGGCTCCACTTGATCACTTTCCCTCTCAGAATCTCAAATACTCCACTGAAGTTCTTAATCCGTAAAGATTTCTTACCTTGCCTTTATGGCaagtttcagtttcttcttaGTGTTTTGGACCAAAATACTGATACAAATAAACCTAATCATAAGTCAGGAGATGCTCTCATTCTCTAAAAACTGGAACTTATTTATTACCTATTGATGGTAAATTATGTCACCTGCTACACTATATAAACTGTGCACTGCAGGTCATAGCAACTGAAGTGCATGAAGTGAACTGCATTTTGCTCATTGCATCAGTGAACTGCATCAGTGAACTGCATCATTGTTGCATTAATCTGCAAGATTAAAAGTGGGTGAAACAATTAGAGGATGACTAGTAAGTGTGATTCTTTCAGAAATCACGATATAGCGCAAGAGTAATTTTTTATACACTAGTTATTAATACTGGTAACCAGCCAATGTAATTCTTAGTTAAGAACAGAAACATTGCTGGGGAAGTTGCAATCCACTAGAAGTAATTGAATGTGACCCATTTTGGGCAGTAATATGAGCACATACTGAAGTAAAGCAATAAAGACGTATTTCTCAGTTGTACACATGCTGTGTATGTTGCTTAATAAAGACTGACTTAAATTCACAGTTGTGAAATACACAGGATTATATGTACTGAGAGCAGTtcaattttttctcctctgtcagTCATTATTGTcagtaattatttattattttaacagatCTGCCCCGTTTTAGCACCTGTACTGGAACTATACTTCATGTCCTAGTCACTCTACTTCAAAGGATAAAAGTAATGATAGACTTAAATCCTTCACTTACAGATCACTTTTAGTTGCTTATATGGAAAGGCATGAAATTAAGCAGTTACCAAGCCATccagaagaatcacagaatcaaagagCAGTAGGGGTTAGAAAGGGCCTTTGTAGATCATctattccaacccccctgccagagcaggttcacctaggGCAGGTGGCACCTCTGACTTCCAGGTGGGTTTTggacatctccagggatggagactccacccCCTCTCTGGgtaacctattccagtgttctGACACcctcaaaataaaattcctCCTTATGTTTAGGTTGAACTTCCTATGTTCAAGTTTTTCCTACagctgggcaccactgaaaaaaactgTCCCCATCCTCTTGACATCTGTCCTTTAGATATTAATAAGCATTGATGAGATTCCCCCTCTCCTGATGAAAGTCTTCTACAGGCTAAAAAGACCCAtgtccctcagccttttctcataagAGAGATGTTCTAGTCCCCTAGTCATCTTCATAGGCCTTTTGTCTACCCTCTGCAGTAGATCCCTGTCCTTGAATGGGgaatccagaactggacacagtactccaggtggggcctaaccagggcagagtagaggggaggATAACCTTCCTCTACCCACTTGCCACACTCTTCTTGATGCACCCCAGaataccattggccttcttcactgcaagagcacattgctggttTATGGTCATCCTTTTGTCCACTAGGACTCCCAAGCCTTTTTCCTCAGAGATTCTTTATAGAAGGTCAGCCCCTAACCTGTAGTGATACAAGAGGCTAGGTGGAGTACCTGCAGAAATTGCTGAATTTTGTAAGGTTTCTGtatgcccagctctccagcctgtccaagtcaCAATGTTTTGCCTCAGTTTTGTGTCATTAGCCAACCTCCTGAGGGCACGCTCTATCCCttcatccaggtcattgataagtatattgaacaggactggaccctTGGTGACCCCACTAGTTGGACCTCCAACTAGACTCCGTGCCACTAATCAAAAGCCTCTGAGCTCTAGATTACACCCACTTCTCACTTCAACCCCTATTCATTAATCTAAACCCATAATTCCTAATCTCACCTATGAGGATGATGTGAGAGACTGTGTCAGAAGCCTTGATGAAGTCAgggtagacaacatccactgcCCTCCCTTCATCTATCCATCCAGTTGTGCCATCATAGAAGGCTTAGTGAAGGCATCAGATTAGTGAGACATGACTGTCCCTTGGTCAATCCATGTTGCCTACTTCTGGTAGCATTCTGACATTGCTAAGATCTAAAACCTGCTGCTGAAATATGTAAATGTTTGTCTAACcaactgaaatttttttctcccgAATGCTGTATACCCATccctttacttaaaaaaaaaaaaaaaaaaagtaggaaattATAGAGAAACTTATTTGTGGAAGACTTGTAGCTGATGGGTTCCAACATCGCTGGTGCcaaattactgaaataaaatattaatcacACAACACACATCCCCAGTTTTACTACCTGGAGCCTCCAGGGTATTGAAACTGCAAATATTAAGGCCATGTGGATGCTTCAAAGGTAAACATgacaaataacaacaaaaccttGCCTTCTTTCTTactgtttcttctgtcttcttagTTCTACAGTGCCACAGCTGTATAACTTCTGCTCAGTTTTTTGAGGAAATCACTAAGTTGAGAGAAAGAGCTATGAACTTCTGTAAAGTCAAGCCATGAAATCTGAGAAAGGTAAAACTGGAGGTAAAGGGTCTCAGATATCCGCTGAGATAGGGTCAGGCAGTAGCTCAAGGATCAAAAGGAAGGACATCGATGTGGAAAACTAGTaatatctgaaggaaaaaaatgaggtggAAGACTGCAACATCAAGCAGCTGACCCTTTTCATTCTGAGTAGTAAAGAATCTGTATGTGGTTAACATACAAATACTAATTTAGTAGTTCATTAATTCTGGCTATCATTTGTATGTGTTAACCACAAAGTAACTGCTTTACATATAACTGCACATAGCATAAAGTGACTGAATAAAGTGGCctagggaagaagagagagtgAGATAGGCATTGGGAAACCATTTTGGCAGTAAAGGCATGGAGCAACATGAAAGCAACCAGAAGGTGCCACTGTTGTAGACGGAGAGAAGACGGAAGTCAAAGAGCAAAGCCCTATTCACATAAACTGTGACTTCTGTACTGTGCATGGCAGGGCAtatcacagaaaacatttcaaaatttatGCCAATACCATGAAGACACTGAAAGAAGACAACATGATCCCTCTTATGCCATCCTCTGTCCTTGATATTCCAGCTCTAAAAATGTACACATTTAGATAATAACCTTTCTTTTCAGGAACAGCAGAAGGGTAGGATTAAGTAGCAATTCAGCTGATGGACAGTTTATTTTATCTACTTTTTAATCTACTTTtttatctactttttttttttttaatttactttgcaTTCACAGCACCTGTGCTAGGTGTGCTCCTATAAAAGTatggttaaaagaaaaaaactaaaagctTCCTATTTCCACCTATATAGTCTGAACAGGGTATTAGAATGTATGTATCTAATATAATATATCTCAAAAGTGTGGATGTAAAATTTTTGACTGAAGTCCAACTTCAATTAGTACAAATCCCTTGTTAAACTGAATTACGTCTTTTTGGAAGAACCTTTGCTCTTTTGCACAAGCTGTTGCCCTTGATTTTAATCTCTGAGCTGCCTTTGGACCGACCTGGGAATAAGTGAGAAGGACCAAGCAAACgttaaatattaaaaaccaaTGTGTGACAGGAGCCTTTGATGAAAGGGGGGACCACACGGATCTGAAGTCTCTAGTCCCCATAAGGGGGAGCCCTAGGAGGCTGCATCCCTGTCGCTTATGGTAAAAAAGACATCTGGAGCCTCATAGGGGTGGTGGAAGCGGTCACTGAATAAGGTCTTCAATCTGGTCAGGGTTATACATGGTTTCTGTAGGTCCTGAGTCACTGCCTGGAGGCAGTAATGGCAGGCATCAGGCTGGTGCAAATCTTCTATGTCGTGTAGAGGCTCCTGCACGATGCAGATAGCCTGACACgcacctccctctcctgccctgaTGGTTACACCAAAATGCATCCATTACATTCAAGACTTATCTGAGCTGCCAGCCTTTCATCAGGAACTCCTTGGGGCTTGGGAGATCTTCAAAGCCACCAGGTTCTTCAGCAAGAgtgtgagagagagaaggcTCTGTGCTAAGCTACAGCTCTCCATCACACATCACCCGCATACACATGCAGGCGGCCCTGACCCCTCCAGCCTGCCGAGGGCAGCCGAGCTGCCGGGAGTGCTGACAGCCGGC
This DNA window, taken from Calypte anna isolate BGI_N300 chromosome 2, bCalAnn1_v1.p, whole genome shotgun sequence, encodes the following:
- the ACBD7 gene encoding acyl-CoA-binding domain-containing protein 7, with product MTLQADFDGAAEDVKKLKTRPTDDELKELYGFYKQATVGDINIECPGMLDLKGKAKWEAWNQKKGMSREDAMNAYISKAKAMVEKYGI